The following are from one region of the Pseudodesulfovibrio piezophilus C1TLV30 genome:
- the lipB gene encoding lipoyl(octanoyl) transferase LipB yields MEQQSGTIEKIEGAMFDQEGVLLEFSQCEYADMARLQEVLRNKRYQEDIPDVVIFLEHTACITVGRSGGYENILADNVALKNNGIAVHETPRGGNITYHGPGQLVCYPILSLEGEKRDLHLYARNMEEVMIRTVESFGIQAGRKPQYPGVWVGENKIGAMGIAVRKWTTMHGIALNVCPDLDHFSLIVPCGIGSHGVTSMAEVLGSSIDIKSVRSEMQRHFSEIFEISLHPVELKDLIEEESL; encoded by the coding sequence ATGGAGCAGCAGTCAGGAACGATTGAGAAAATTGAGGGTGCGATGTTCGATCAAGAGGGTGTGTTGCTGGAGTTTTCACAATGCGAGTATGCGGATATGGCTCGTTTGCAAGAAGTTCTTCGAAATAAAAGATATCAGGAAGATATTCCGGATGTCGTTATTTTTCTTGAACATACGGCATGTATCACAGTTGGCCGCAGCGGAGGATATGAGAATATACTCGCGGACAACGTTGCTTTGAAAAATAACGGGATAGCTGTTCATGAAACTCCCCGAGGGGGAAATATCACATATCATGGGCCGGGGCAGTTGGTTTGTTATCCGATTCTTTCATTGGAAGGAGAAAAACGGGATCTGCATCTCTATGCTCGCAATATGGAAGAGGTCATGATTCGCACAGTGGAGAGCTTTGGTATCCAAGCTGGGCGCAAACCCCAATACCCCGGAGTTTGGGTCGGGGAAAATAAGATCGGCGCAATGGGGATTGCTGTTCGAAAATGGACCACTATGCACGGTATCGCATTGAATGTATGTCCTGACCTGGACCATTTCTCCTTGATCGTGCCTTGTGGAATTGGTTCCCATGGTGTCACTTCCATGGCGGAAGTCCTGGGGTCTTCTATTGATATCAAGAGTGTTCGTAGTGAAATGCAAAGGCACTTTTCAGAAATTTTTGAAATCTCTCTCCATCCCGTTGAGTTGAAAGATCTTATTGAGGAGGAATCGTTGTGA
- a CDS encoding 2,3-butanediol dehydrogenase → MSETMRAAVWHGKQDVRVETVPVPPSPSAGWVKIKVDWCGICGSDLHEFVAGPVFIPTDAPHPLTGKQGSVILGHEFTGTVVEVGEGVTNVSVGDFVAPDACQHCGECITCRAGRYNVCEKLAFTGLHNDGAFAKYVNIPSELCYILPNGISSEAGALIEPLATGYKAVREAGSILGETVVIIGAGTIGLGTLMAARAAGAGMIIVLEMSTVRAAKAKECGADVVLNPNECDPVAEIKALTQGSGADVSFECVGNKFTGPLAVDVLRNAGRAIIVGIFEESSSFNFFSLSGTDKRVIGTLAYTLSDFQGVSTLLANGQLKAEPMITGRIHLEDIVEKGFWELINNKDENIKIIVSPGD, encoded by the coding sequence ATGAGCGAAACAATGCGAGCTGCCGTGTGGCATGGAAAGCAGGATGTCCGTGTTGAGACCGTTCCGGTTCCCCCTTCTCCATCAGCCGGTTGGGTCAAGATCAAAGTTGATTGGTGTGGTATCTGCGGTTCGGATTTGCATGAGTTCGTCGCCGGTCCGGTTTTCATTCCGACTGATGCTCCGCATCCCCTGACAGGAAAGCAGGGCAGTGTCATCCTCGGTCATGAGTTTACGGGAACAGTCGTGGAAGTTGGCGAGGGCGTCACCAATGTGAGTGTCGGTGATTTTGTGGCACCTGATGCCTGTCAGCATTGTGGCGAATGTATCACATGTCGTGCCGGGCGGTACAACGTCTGCGAGAAGCTGGCCTTCACAGGGCTGCATAATGATGGTGCTTTTGCAAAATATGTGAATATACCCAGCGAACTCTGCTATATATTACCAAATGGTATTTCCTCTGAGGCGGGGGCGTTGATCGAACCGCTGGCAACAGGGTACAAAGCCGTGCGTGAAGCTGGCTCCATTCTTGGAGAGACGGTTGTCATAATCGGGGCAGGGACCATTGGTTTAGGGACTCTGATGGCAGCCAGAGCGGCAGGCGCGGGTATGATAATCGTGCTGGAAATGTCAACCGTCCGGGCTGCAAAGGCCAAGGAATGTGGGGCTGATGTTGTTCTTAATCCGAATGAATGCGACCCTGTTGCTGAAATAAAAGCTTTGACCCAAGGGTCAGGTGCGGATGTTTCTTTCGAATGTGTCGGCAACAAATTCACCGGACCACTTGCCGTGGATGTGCTTCGTAATGCAGGGCGGGCGATCATTGTCGGTATTTTTGAAGAATCCAGTTCATTCAATTTTTTCAGTTTAAGTGGGACAGACAAACGCGTTATAGGCACCTTGGCTTATACTTTGAGCGATTTTCAGGGTGTTTCGACCCTGCTGGCGAACGGGCAGCTCAAGGCTGAACCCATGATTACCGGTCGGATACATCTTGAAGACATTGTGGAAAAAGGCTTTTGGGAATTGATCAATAACAAGGATGAGAACATCAAGATTATCGTCAGTCCAGGAGACTAG
- the lipA gene encoding lipoyl synthase, giving the protein MIKPRWLVLPAPDAHDMNRIQDILDKGQLHSVCESAQCPNIGECFAHKTCTFMILGDICTRNCAFCAVAHGHPLSPDPQEPGMVGETARQLGLKHVVVTSVTRDDLPDGGAEHFVATIQAIKHENPDATVEVLIPDFGGRREPLESVLSAMPDVLNHNIETVPRLYDSVRPGARYERSLQLIRNVSNSRSDERILTKSGLMLGLGETQEEVVATMEDLLQVGCRIVTLGQYLCPSSRHHPVVEYVHPDTFNRLADIGKQLGFKQVVAGPLVRSSYHAAESFKELRM; this is encoded by the coding sequence GTGATAAAACCGCGCTGGCTGGTGCTTCCAGCTCCCGATGCTCATGATATGAATCGTATTCAGGATATTTTAGACAAGGGGCAGTTACACTCTGTGTGCGAAAGCGCCCAATGTCCGAATATTGGTGAGTGCTTTGCTCATAAGACCTGCACGTTCATGATTTTGGGAGATATCTGCACACGTAATTGTGCATTTTGTGCTGTCGCCCATGGTCATCCTCTCAGTCCTGATCCTCAGGAGCCGGGGATGGTAGGGGAGACAGCCAGGCAGTTGGGGTTGAAGCATGTGGTCGTCACTTCGGTAACTCGGGATGATCTTCCTGATGGTGGTGCGGAACATTTTGTGGCGACAATACAAGCCATCAAGCATGAAAATCCGGATGCAACCGTGGAAGTCCTTATTCCTGATTTCGGAGGGCGGCGAGAGCCGCTTGAGAGTGTCCTTTCGGCGATGCCGGATGTCCTTAACCATAATATTGAAACAGTCCCCCGTCTCTATGATTCAGTTCGACCGGGAGCACGTTATGAGCGTTCCTTGCAGTTGATTAGGAATGTTTCCAACTCACGTTCCGATGAGCGGATTCTCACGAAATCAGGTCTGATGCTCGGACTCGGCGAAACACAAGAGGAAGTCGTTGCAACAATGGAGGATCTGCTTCAGGTCGGGTGTCGTATTGTGACTCTTGGACAATATCTTTGTCCCTCGTCTCGTCATCATCCTGTGGTCGAGTATGTTCATCCTGACACATTCAACCGATTGGCTGATATTGGCAAACAGCTTGGGTTCAAACAAGTGGTGGCAGGGCCGCTGGTGCGGAGTTCCTATCATGCTGCCGAAAGTTTCAAAGAGTTGCGGATGTGA
- a CDS encoding MBL fold metallo-hydrolase has product MRDFIKITLVANAGVFVEYAGLGFLVDGIHSEGGSPFSPVSSVELGHMREGSGFFKNLDYLLFTHDHPDHFSPRLVADHIGERPAKGLFLPGETRSSADHGRLFDRLQERGIPYWAVGLEPGKTQCFILADDVTLTLLGASHMGPQYARIRNTCFLLTVGGKNLLFTGDADPVEQDFGFALKEEVVDVAFVNPLFYHHPKGQHVINEVFRPSTLVIYHMPFIHTDTTPLLSMVNRDIQRHGRPDMPVHVFNQEQQSLRLS; this is encoded by the coding sequence ATGCGTGATTTTATCAAGATAACGCTTGTTGCCAATGCGGGTGTTTTTGTTGAATACGCAGGTCTTGGATTTCTTGTGGACGGTATTCACTCTGAAGGCGGTTCTCCCTTCAGTCCGGTTTCTTCGGTGGAGCTGGGACATATGCGGGAAGGCTCAGGTTTTTTCAAGAATTTGGATTACCTGCTTTTTACCCATGACCATCCTGACCATTTTTCTCCTCGGCTTGTTGCGGACCATATAGGGGAACGGCCTGCCAAGGGACTTTTCCTACCGGGTGAAACACGAAGTTCCGCTGACCATGGACGACTCTTTGACCGACTTCAGGAACGTGGTATCCCTTACTGGGCTGTGGGGCTTGAGCCTGGGAAGACACAGTGTTTTATCCTTGCCGATGATGTTACCCTCACTCTTCTCGGTGCATCACACATGGGGCCACAGTATGCACGCATTAGGAATACTTGTTTCCTGCTGACAGTGGGTGGGAAAAACCTGTTGTTTACGGGTGATGCTGATCCCGTTGAGCAAGACTTTGGTTTTGCATTGAAAGAAGAGGTGGTGGATGTGGCATTCGTGAATCCTCTTTTTTATCACCACCCCAAAGGGCAACACGTCATCAATGAGGTCTTTCGGCCCAGCACCCTTGTTATTTATCACATGCCTTTCATTCATACCGACACCACACCGCTTCTTTCCATGGTTAACCGGGACATTCAACGTCACGGACGGCCTGATATGCCGGTCCATGTCTTTAATCAGGAGCAACAGTCTCTTCGGCTGTCGTGA
- a CDS encoding MBOAT family O-acyltransferase, whose translation MIFSSPEFILFFVFVLLGLTALRNHHTGRKTLLLIASYYFYAYWDWRFLSLIWLSTLVDFFVGKKIASTSKQQHRTRWLWLSLAVNLGLLGYFKYYNFFIDSFKPMIESIGLHSSSLDIILPVGISFYTFQTLSYTLDIYRGKIKQHDNLLDFALFVGFFPQLVAGPIVRASDFLPQLKSYKALTKENFYCGFQLFTYGLFKKVFIADRLAMFSDNVFIHAGAYDSITTWLAALAYTMQIYFDFSGYSDMAIGIARILGYDLGENFNFPYLARSPREFWKRWHISLSSWVRDYLYIPLGGSWKSPLRTYANLLLSMILCGLWHGAAWTFVAWGAMHGLALAKNRLWMHHGPQVDSRYIQLAGWIFTMLFVIIGWVLFRSDGFGTAQLMLRQMFIPEAGISWINPFVLFILLGTLAVHLLESKGLWRRWIYPQKRQWYSPTLLFTLLWVSAMFFPDGYKPFIYFQF comes from the coding sequence GTGATCTTTTCCTCTCCTGAATTCATTCTGTTCTTCGTCTTTGTCCTGTTGGGACTGACAGCTTTACGCAATCATCACACCGGACGAAAAACCCTGCTTCTGATCGCCAGCTATTACTTTTACGCTTATTGGGACTGGCGTTTCCTTTCATTGATATGGCTCTCCACCCTCGTCGATTTCTTCGTGGGGAAAAAGATCGCTTCAACCTCGAAACAACAACATCGCACAAGGTGGCTCTGGCTCAGCCTGGCGGTCAACCTCGGCTTGCTTGGCTACTTCAAATACTACAACTTCTTTATAGACTCGTTCAAACCGATGATAGAGTCCATCGGCCTCCACTCCAGTTCATTGGATATAATCTTACCCGTAGGCATTTCATTCTACACTTTTCAAACACTCAGTTATACCCTTGATATTTATCGCGGGAAAATAAAACAACACGACAACCTTCTTGATTTCGCGCTTTTCGTCGGTTTTTTCCCACAACTCGTGGCAGGTCCCATCGTCCGCGCCTCCGATTTCCTCCCTCAACTCAAATCATACAAGGCACTGACAAAAGAGAATTTTTATTGTGGATTTCAGCTTTTTACTTATGGCTTATTCAAAAAAGTCTTCATTGCAGATCGACTGGCCATGTTTTCAGACAATGTCTTCATCCATGCGGGAGCCTATGACTCGATCACGACATGGCTGGCTGCTCTCGCTTATACAATGCAAATCTACTTCGACTTTTCCGGTTACTCGGACATGGCTATTGGAATAGCCCGAATTCTGGGATATGATCTCGGCGAAAATTTCAATTTTCCCTACCTCGCCCGAAGCCCCCGTGAATTCTGGAAAAGGTGGCATATATCCCTGTCATCCTGGGTACGGGACTATCTGTATATTCCTCTCGGCGGCAGTTGGAAAAGCCCACTCCGAACCTACGCCAATCTACTTCTTTCAATGATTCTTTGTGGACTCTGGCATGGAGCAGCCTGGACCTTTGTCGCCTGGGGAGCCATGCATGGATTGGCTCTGGCCAAAAACAGACTCTGGATGCACCATGGCCCTCAAGTGGATTCTCGATATATTCAGTTGGCAGGTTGGATATTCACAATGCTTTTTGTCATCATTGGATGGGTTCTTTTCCGAAGCGACGGTTTTGGCACAGCCCAACTCATGCTCCGACAAATGTTCATCCCTGAAGCAGGGATTTCATGGATAAATCCCTTTGTCCTCTTCATTCTCTTGGGCACCCTTGCTGTGCACCTACTTGAGTCCAAAGGACTATGGCGTCGATGGATATACCCTCAAAAAAGACAGTGGTACTCCCCAACACTGCTCTTCACCCTGCTCTGGGTCTCGGCCATGTTTTTCCCCGATGGGTACAAACCGTTCATCTATTTTCAATTTTAA